One window of the Pedobacter ginsengisoli genome contains the following:
- a CDS encoding lipopolysaccharide biosynthesis protein has protein sequence MSAIRRFLGQAAIYGVTTVVSRMFNFILTPLFTGVFQPGIYSIFTKMYASASLINAILAFGMESTFFRYLNKHENKKQEVYNNSFFCIALLSLLFLITGLVFTRPIAVHFSGGPEEVADYIKYVHYFIWLLFIDAICVIPFAKLRADEKPMRFSLIKFLNIGSFIGFNLIFLFVVPAIINTGGAAGEWFASWYREGWIGYVFIANLIASVLTLLLLIPELLKLQFKFDKALFGKMVSYSWPVLVANLSFVINENLDKMILEPLGVSAYNLGVYGAVCKIAVFLSLFITAFRLGAEPFFFSHAKNTNAKQTYATILNYFVVALAVIFVGLVANIEILKHFIDKDYWVGLGAVPILLFGYVCLGIYSNLSIWYRLSDQTKYGLYISVVGAIITIVLNIALVPSFGFMGSAWVSLLAYFIMMVISYIFGQRNYPIPYDLKRIVAYLLISLVLVVLSFWVFNRNIYIGNALLLVFLGGVIYFEKDQLKSILLKK, from the coding sequence ATGTCGGCAATCAGAAGATTTCTGGGACAAGCAGCTATTTACGGCGTAACAACCGTGGTTTCCAGGATGTTTAATTTTATCCTTACTCCGTTATTTACCGGAGTATTTCAGCCCGGAATCTATTCCATTTTTACAAAGATGTATGCTTCTGCATCCTTGATCAATGCAATATTAGCTTTTGGGATGGAGAGTACCTTTTTCAGGTACCTGAATAAGCATGAGAATAAGAAACAGGAGGTTTATAATAATTCTTTTTTCTGTATCGCTTTATTGTCGCTGCTGTTTTTGATTACCGGGTTGGTTTTTACAAGACCAATAGCCGTGCACTTTTCAGGTGGGCCAGAGGAGGTTGCCGATTATATTAAATACGTACATTACTTTATTTGGCTGCTGTTTATTGATGCCATCTGTGTAATTCCCTTTGCGAAATTGCGTGCAGATGAAAAGCCAATGCGTTTTAGTTTGATCAAGTTTTTGAATATTGGAAGTTTTATTGGCTTTAACCTGATCTTCCTGTTTGTTGTTCCGGCAATAATTAACACAGGAGGAGCTGCTGGTGAATGGTTTGCATCATGGTATCGTGAAGGATGGATCGGTTATGTGTTCATTGCTAATCTTATTGCAAGTGTGCTTACCTTATTGTTGCTGATTCCTGAACTGCTTAAACTTCAGTTTAAGTTTGATAAGGCCTTGTTTGGGAAGATGGTTTCTTATTCCTGGCCTGTTCTGGTAGCAAACCTTTCGTTTGTAATCAATGAGAACCTGGATAAGATGATTCTTGAGCCATTGGGTGTTTCTGCTTATAACCTTGGGGTGTATGGTGCAGTATGTAAGATTGCTGTGTTTTTAAGTCTTTTTATTACAGCATTCAGACTGGGAGCAGAGCCTTTCTTTTTTAGCCATGCCAAGAATACCAATGCAAAACAAACTTATGCAACAATCCTGAACTATTTTGTGGTAGCACTTGCGGTGATTTTTGTTGGACTGGTGGCCAATATTGAGATTCTTAAACATTTTATAGATAAGGATTATTGGGTTGGCCTGGGAGCTGTTCCGATTTTATTATTTGGCTATGTTTGCCTGGGCATCTATAGTAATTTATCGATCTGGTACCGTTTGTCTGATCAAACTAAATATGGACTGTATATTTCAGTAGTTGGGGCGATTATAACAATTGTACTTAATATAGCATTGGTGCCCAGCTTTGGTTTTATGGGCTCTGCATGGGTATCATTGCTTGCCTATTTTATCATGATGGTAATTTCGTACATTTTTGGGCAGCGGAACTACCCGATTCCATATGATTTGAAAAGGATTGTGGCTTATTTGCTGATATCACTGGTTCTTGTGGTACTTTCCTTTTGGGTATTTAACAGGAATATTTATATTGGTAATGCATTGCTACTTGTGTTCCTTGGAGGGGTTATTTATTTTGAGAAGGATCAGTTGAAATCTATTTTATTAAAAAAATGA
- a CDS encoding acylphosphatase gives MKKVHNNIRITGKVQGVSFRETTKYFADQAGVKGFVRNEADGSVYIEAEAEQWELDSFVEWCNEGPDRAKVEGCEVVVSDELKYFRDFVILKK, from the coding sequence ATGAAAAAAGTACATAATAATATCAGAATAACTGGTAAGGTGCAGGGGGTTAGCTTCAGAGAAACGACCAAATATTTTGCAGATCAGGCGGGAGTTAAAGGTTTTGTGAGGAATGAAGCGGATGGTTCTGTATATATAGAGGCTGAAGCTGAGCAATGGGAGCTGGATTCGTTTGTGGAATGGTGTAATGAGGGGCCGGACAGGGCTAAGGTTGAAGGTTGTGAGGTGGTAGTGAGTGATGAACTGAAATACTTCAGGGATTTTGTGATCTTAAAGAAATAG
- a CDS encoding NAD(P)H-dependent flavin oxidoreductase, whose amino-acid sequence MKNRITSLFGIQYPIIQAGMVWCSGWKLASAVSNAGGLGVIGAGSMYPEVLLEHIQKCKKATSKPFAVNVPLLYPGVEHVLDIIVAEGVKIVFTSAGNPSSWTGFLKEKGIIVVHVIANTKFALKAEACGVDAIVAEGFEAGGHNGREETTTICLIPMIKAAVKIPVIAAGGIGSGSAMLAAFALGAEGVQVGSAFAVAEESSAHPNFKHKIVESVEGDTKLRMKKLVPVRLLKNEFADAIATAEAEGANAEELKQLLGRARAKLGMFEGNMAEGELEIGQVSAMLRDIKPAAVILKEMWEGFLLARTRILNS is encoded by the coding sequence ATGAAGAATAGAATTACATCTCTTTTTGGTATTCAGTATCCAATAATTCAGGCCGGTATGGTTTGGTGCAGCGGATGGAAACTAGCTTCAGCGGTATCTAATGCAGGCGGTCTGGGTGTTATTGGCGCCGGATCTATGTATCCTGAGGTTTTGCTGGAGCATATTCAAAAGTGTAAAAAAGCAACTTCAAAACCTTTCGCGGTAAATGTTCCACTGCTTTATCCGGGAGTAGAACATGTGTTGGATATTATAGTGGCAGAAGGGGTAAAGATTGTGTTTACCTCGGCAGGAAATCCGTCTAGCTGGACTGGGTTCTTAAAGGAAAAGGGAATTATTGTAGTTCATGTTATCGCCAATACAAAGTTTGCATTAAAAGCAGAGGCTTGTGGAGTGGATGCAATTGTAGCCGAAGGTTTTGAAGCAGGAGGACATAATGGAAGGGAAGAAACGACGACCATATGTTTAATACCTATGATTAAAGCGGCAGTTAAAATTCCGGTGATTGCTGCCGGAGGAATTGGAAGTGGCAGTGCAATGCTGGCTGCGTTTGCTTTGGGTGCTGAGGGTGTGCAGGTTGGGTCGGCATTTGCGGTAGCAGAAGAATCATCGGCGCATCCCAATTTTAAGCATAAGATTGTAGAATCTGTGGAGGGGGATACTAAACTGAGGATGAAAAAGCTGGTTCCGGTTCGTTTGTTAAAAAATGAGTTTGCAGATGCAATAGCCACAGCAGAGGCGGAAGGTGCCAATGCTGAGGAGCTGAAGCAATTACTGGGGCGGGCACGCGCAAAATTGGGTATGTTTGAAGGGAATATGGCTGAGGGAGAGTTGGAAATAGGACAGGTATCGGCCATGTTGCGTGATATTAAGCCGGCGGCTGTAATTCTGAAAGAGATGTGGGAGGGGTTTTTGTTAGCAAGAACTCGTATTTTGAATAGTTAG